Proteins encoded together in one Chitinophaga sp. LS1 window:
- a CDS encoding polysaccharide biosynthesis tyrosine autokinase has protein sequence MNQKNETNNRAAVIDLNDLLKKLAFHWPLYLILILLSVLGAFIYLKYAKPRYMSSAKLYLKDEKKGGGEEMDMLKSLSLFNSGKNIENEMEVIKSPILIAKVIRDNHFNIRYYRKAAVRNEELYDNSPFSIRVLSDTANIGNYIFDITPERNGLKVKAEYGDDQTKDFTVQSGVPFTVGRDQFSITYSTPTIEVPRMNDYRIRVDSIAELAYEKLDDIGTALVNKDATVILVTYEDAVAARAAHFINALLDTYNDYTLDDKNRVALKTINFLSVRIDSLRDELGYLEKQEERFKVQRGITDIEGTSKLALEQVKDADIKLNDANMQLSVFDQVDEYLNAPGNSYPFAPMLGTVDQTLTAMINRYEELLKEKNKLSLSLQPSSMIVQNLDGQIEDARNTIKNYISGYRRNAGVAQNQMQQKVNQIQAKIANIPAYEREYINIKRQQGVKENLYLYLLKKKEEASVSYASNVTDNRVIAPAFIPEKPESPRKTMAFVGFLAAGLALSTLYIYLKYFLNNKILSKTEIEQLFELPLMAEIYQDEEETAKNFSLQNRSVLLEQIFNLRTNLRYLLSEHTDSTTILVTSSISGEGKTFLSAHLGNSLTVNKKKVILLELDLRKPKLSKFLGMDNFTGITNYIVENKSIDEIIRKVPGTDLHLISSGPIPPNPVELIEGNRMRTLLTTLKERYDYIIIDTAPIGIVSDAKSLASYIDATLFVVRYNFTLKSKLKAVAENIREGHFRKTGIIFNGIEQDSFYPNYYYDHYSYSQENLKVKRWFSFFKKLKHRLA, from the coding sequence ATGAACCAAAAAAACGAAACAAATAATCGGGCTGCAGTTATTGATCTGAATGACCTGTTGAAGAAACTGGCATTCCATTGGCCACTTTATCTCATCCTCATACTGCTCTCTGTTTTGGGAGCATTCATCTACCTGAAATATGCCAAACCGAGGTATATGTCCAGCGCTAAGTTGTATCTGAAAGATGAAAAGAAAGGTGGTGGTGAAGAAATGGATATGCTCAAGTCGCTCTCCCTATTCAATAGCGGGAAAAATATTGAGAATGAAATGGAAGTAATCAAGTCCCCGATATTGATAGCCAAAGTAATCAGGGACAATCACTTCAACATTCGTTACTACCGGAAAGCAGCAGTTCGTAATGAAGAACTCTATGACAACTCCCCGTTCAGTATCCGGGTTCTTAGTGATACTGCCAATATCGGCAATTATATTTTTGATATAACCCCAGAAAGAAACGGTCTGAAAGTAAAAGCTGAATATGGTGATGACCAGACGAAAGATTTCACTGTGCAATCAGGCGTCCCTTTTACTGTAGGACGCGATCAGTTTAGCATCACTTACAGCACCCCCACTATAGAAGTTCCCCGCATGAATGACTATCGCATCCGGGTGGATTCTATTGCAGAACTGGCCTATGAAAAGTTGGATGATATAGGCACAGCGCTGGTGAATAAAGACGCGACTGTAATATTGGTGACTTATGAGGATGCCGTCGCTGCACGTGCTGCTCACTTTATCAATGCACTGCTGGATACCTACAACGATTATACGCTGGATGATAAGAACAGGGTAGCCCTGAAAACGATCAACTTCCTCTCTGTACGTATTGACTCCCTGCGCGATGAGCTGGGCTACCTGGAAAAACAGGAGGAACGATTCAAAGTGCAGCGGGGTATTACCGATATCGAAGGCACTTCCAAACTGGCCCTGGAACAGGTAAAGGATGCAGATATAAAACTGAATGATGCAAACATGCAGCTCTCCGTATTCGACCAGGTGGACGAGTACCTGAATGCACCGGGTAATAGTTATCCTTTCGCACCGATGCTGGGCACCGTTGATCAAACCCTGACGGCCATGATCAACAGGTATGAAGAGCTGCTGAAAGAAAAAAACAAACTCTCGCTCTCCCTGCAACCCAGCAGTATGATCGTACAAAACCTGGATGGCCAAATAGAAGATGCACGTAATACTATTAAAAACTACATCTCCGGTTACAGGCGCAACGCCGGCGTAGCACAGAACCAGATGCAGCAAAAGGTCAACCAGATCCAGGCTAAAATTGCCAACATTCCGGCTTACGAAAGAGAATATATCAATATCAAAAGACAACAGGGCGTAAAAGAAAATCTCTACCTCTACCTGTTGAAAAAGAAAGAAGAAGCATCGGTTTCCTATGCAAGTAATGTGACTGACAACAGGGTTATTGCTCCTGCATTCATTCCTGAAAAACCGGAATCACCCAGGAAAACGATGGCCTTTGTAGGATTCCTTGCTGCTGGTCTGGCACTGAGTACGCTTTACATCTACCTGAAATATTTCCTTAACAATAAGATCCTTAGCAAAACTGAGATTGAACAATTATTTGAACTTCCGCTTATGGCAGAAATATACCAGGATGAAGAAGAAACAGCCAAAAACTTTTCTCTTCAAAACAGGTCCGTACTGTTGGAACAAATTTTCAACTTACGTACCAATCTTCGTTACCTGTTGAGCGAACATACTGATAGTACTACTATCCTGGTTACTTCCAGCATTTCCGGCGAGGGTAAAACTTTCTTAAGTGCGCACCTGGGCAACTCCCTCACAGTGAATAAAAAGAAAGTAATACTGCTGGAACTTGACCTGCGTAAACCAAAACTCTCCAAGTTCCTGGGCATGGACAATTTTACAGGCATCACTAATTATATCGTAGAGAATAAATCTATCGACGAAATTATCCGCAAAGTGCCGGGTACCGACCTGCACCTGATTTCATCCGGACCTATTCCTCCTAACCCGGTGGAACTGATAGAAGGAAACAGGATGCGTACACTGCTGACCACGCTGAAAGAACGCTATGACTACATCATCATTGATACGGCGCCAATCGGTATCGTTTCTGATGCAAAGAGTCTGGCATCTTATATAGATGCCACCCTCTTTGTAGTACGCTACAATTTCACCCTGAAATCGAAACTGAAAGCAGTAGCAGAAAATATCAGAGAAGGGCATTTCCGCAAAACCGGTATCATCTTCAACGGTATTGAACAGGATAGTTTCTATCCAAACTACTATTACGACCATTATTCATATTCACAGGAAAATCTGAAAGTAAAAAGATGGTTTTCATTTTTCAAAAAACTAAAACATCGTCTTGCATAA